The Montipora capricornis isolate CH-2021 chromosome 3, ASM3666992v2, whole genome shotgun sequence genome window below encodes:
- the LOC138041903 gene encoding mitochondrial coenzyme A transporter SLC25A42-like, protein MKVELQYGGRTSLIRSKVLIRRVRWVQYKSVLHMYFRQMVKAQKKESLLHGDVEQHGQITHGEWYLRSHRRRVYDDSGIEDDNIRKEFKEVISSLSAGAVAGAVAKTTIAPLDRTKIIFQTSNKPFSVKGAVGVLRQTYLENGFLGLFRGNSATMARVIPYASLQFTAHEQFKMLLRKDRSTNGPLPPVRRFLAGSLAGITAASCTYPLDMIRARLAITQKNRYTGLANIVAKIYREEGFLAYYRGLVPTLFGIVPYAGISFFTYESLKKVYFDAVHDAKKLHPLHRLFFGACAGLLGQSATYPLEIIRRRMQTNGISGPAIPEYQRMWATAKYVVSTEGVKKGLYKGLTMNWIKGPIAVGVSFTTFDLLHGFLQKNFIEIEN, encoded by the exons ATGAAAGTTGAACTACAATATGGTGGACGAACGAGTTTGATAAGGAGTAAAGTATTGATAAGACGTGTTCGATGGGTACAGTACAAATCAGTTCTCCATATGTATTTCAGACAAATGGTTAAGGCGCAAAAGAAAGAATCTCTTCTGCACGGAGACGTCGAGCAACATGGCCAGATAACACACGGAGAATGGTACCTGAGAAGTCATAGGCGAAGAGTTTATGACGACTCGGGAATCGAAGACGATAACATACGGAAAGAGTTCAAAGAAGTTATCAGCTCCCTGAGCGCTGGGGCCGTCGCTGGAGCTGTTGCAAAAACTACAATTGCCCCTCTAGATCGAACGAAGATCATATTTCAAA CATCCAACAAACCGTTTTCAGTCAAG GGAGCTGTTGGTGTTCTACGACAGACGTATTTGGAAAATGGTTTCCTTGGTCTTTTTCGTGGAAATAGCGCAACTATGGCTCGTGTCATTCCTTATGCTTCACTACAATTCACAGCTCATGAACAATTTAAAATGCTGCTCAGAAAAGATAGAAGCACAAATGG ACCATTGCCACCTGTTCGCCGTTTTTTAGCTGGATCCCTAGCAGGCATTACTGCTGCTTCGTGCACCTATCCTCTAGACATGATCCGTGCCAGATTAGCCATCACACAGAAAAACAG ATACACCGGCCTGGCAAACATTGTGGCAAAAATTTACAGAGAAGAAGGCTTTTTAGCTTACTACAGGGGCTTAGTTCCCACTCTGTTTGGTATTGTACCATATGCTGGAATAAGCTTCTTTACATACGAGTCTCTGAAAAAAGTCTACTTTGATGCTGTGCACGATGCCAAGAAGCTACACCCACTCCACAGACTTTTTTTTGGTGCTTGCGCTGGACTCCTTGGTCAGTCTGCCACGTACCCCTTGGAAATCATTCGGCGGCGAATGCAAACCAATGGAATATCAGGACCAGCAATTCCAGAATATCAAAGAATGTGGGCCACTGCAAAATATGTTGTTAGCACAGAGGGAGTGAAAAAGGGCCTCTATAAGGGGTTAACAATGAACTGGATAAAAGGACCCATTGCAGTGGGAGTTAGCTTTACAACTTTTGATTTGCTGCATGGTTTCCTTCAGAAGAATTTTATCGAAATTGAAAATTAG